A region from the Candidatus Methanoperedens sp. genome encodes:
- a CDS encoding DUF4010 domain-containing protein, which translates to MKEIGTKRGLPVSGMLGGLVNSQATTGALAAMAKKRTELIESSYLGIILSNAATLARNMVIALIVDPSGKVLLLMAPVQIVIILFLAATAIKSSNHMVSNETIQLQSPFALSPAVKFAFGFTALSFISRFAYLWAGVAGVYATALGGFISSAVVIASVTALAVNHTVSYNTAAITVVLASIISVGSNMIFVKLSGPPELMQLIKKSFTRFIIFGTVVLIIWAILINHNF; encoded by the coding sequence ATGAAGGAGATCGGGACAAAACGCGGTTTACCTGTTTCCGGGATGCTTGGCGGGCTTGTGAACAGTCAGGCAACGACAGGAGCCCTTGCTGCGATGGCAAAAAAAAGAACCGAGTTAATAGAATCCAGTTACCTGGGGATTATCCTTTCAAATGCTGCAACGCTGGCAAGGAACATGGTCATAGCATTGATTGTAGACCCGAGCGGAAAAGTGCTTTTATTGATGGCTCCTGTGCAGATTGTCATTATCCTGTTTCTCGCAGCCACAGCTATTAAATCAAGTAACCATATGGTTTCAAACGAGACAATACAATTGCAGTCCCCGTTTGCGCTATCTCCGGCGGTAAAATTTGCCTTCGGGTTCACGGCATTATCTTTTATTTCAAGATTTGCTTACCTGTGGGCAGGTGTTGCAGGAGTTTACGCGACTGCGCTGGGTGGATTTATAAGTAGCGCAGTGGTAATCGCGTCGGTGACGGCGCTTGCTGTTAACCACACGGTTTCATACAATACGGCTGCAATAACCGTTGTCCTTGCAAGTATAATAAGCGTAGGCAGTAATATGATATTTGTAAAATTGTCAGGACCGCCTGAACTTATGCAATTGATAAAAAAGTCCTTCACCCGCTTCATAATATTTGGTACGGTTGTTCTTATTATATGGGCGATTTTAATAAATCATAACTTTTAG